The DNA region TCCATGAACCGGTCCTTCAGGCCCTTCAGGCGATTGCGCTCCCAGCCGCCGCCGATCAGCCAGTACATCCGCTTCGCCATCAACCGATCGAACCGCAGCCCCACGATGTAGCTCTCGGCTTCCCAGTCGCTCTTGATCTCCACGACCTGGAAATCCGTCTGGCTCGGACCGAGGGCGAACCGAACCCTGGTCGTCGACTGGGCCTGATACCCGCTCGTCTGAAGCTCGAACATGGACTTGGCGCCCTTCGCTGCGAGCGTGTTCTTGATCCCCGCCGTCCATGCTTCGCTGTTCCCGTCCGTCACGATGACGCTCAGAAGCCCGATGTCGGACCAGTCCGCCTTGCCGGCGGCATCCTGGGCCCGGGCCGCACCGACTTCTGCGATTGTGATTATTGCCAGGACGATGATTCCCTTCACGATCGACTCGCGTTGTCTCATCAGGCACCTCCTGGTTGCATTTGCGAGAGATCGATTCTAGTCGGT from Candidatus Polarisedimenticolia bacterium includes:
- a CDS encoding DUF481 domain-containing protein, translated to MRQRESIVKGIIVLAIITIAEVGAARAQDAAGKADWSDIGLLSVIVTDGNSEAWTAGIKNTLAAKGAKSMFELQTSGYQAQSTTRVRFALGPSQTDFQVVEIKSDWEAESYIVGLRFDRLMAKRMYWLIGGGWERNRLKGLKDRFMEIAGVGARWIDKDKALFRTDIAATSTRQNDVIDNTLEDNEFPGVRLSSKFQKTFSTGATIGHELVVDQNLDRTEDRRADMTAWVSFASGPHLALQMGAQLLYDWEPALQEIPRFSAPLIYSGQNVQIPFEEFDKIFTAALVLVF